A window from Vidua macroura isolate BioBank_ID:100142 chromosome 20, ASM2450914v1, whole genome shotgun sequence encodes these proteins:
- the LOC128817267 gene encoding transient receptor potential cation channel subfamily V member 2-like isoform X1 produces MDKFTNGQPGPAQRNRLMGLLETDDSVQEDKPAPSKKEERSGHGRKGEPQPLETPYQKESSDFAPKIKINLNYRPGLVSNQKDPNRFDRDRLFSAVVRGSPEALDGLLDYLRRNSKFLTNSEYTDAKTGKTCLMKALLNLKNGKNDTIPVLLEIDQKTQNPRPLVNVSCSDCFYRGQTALHIAIEKRSLEMVKLLVENGADVHARAHGEFFRKKKEGVYFYFGELPLSLAACTNQLDVVDYLLNNPHQKARLQEQDTQGNTVLHALVMIADDTEENTKFVSTTYVEILKAGVKLDPTCKLEEIVNYDGLNPLQLAAKTGKVEIFRHIIQREIQEPVYRHLSRKFTEWTYGPIHVSLYDLSSLDSFEENSVLEILAYSSDTPNRYKMVVLEPLNKLLQQKWETFASKRFYFSFVSYLSFMIIFTAIAYYQPLRVKPSFPVEFTAGGFLWVSGLIIILLGGIYLIFAQSLYLRRRRQSLKTMCSDSCIEILIFIQAFSLLLSAVLYGASSENYVAVMVFSLLLGWVNTLYYTRGFQRTGIYSVMIQKTIMRDLLRFLLVYMIFLFGFAAALVTLMGDAPSVSQNKSLAHLESTGSHAMYGGLLSVSLELFKITIGMGDLDFQEHARFRYFVMLLLLLFVILTYILLLNMLIALMSETVTDISGYSKSVWKLQRAIAILEIEKAWLWRQGGKRRSGCFMSVGLNKKDERWCFRVEEIKWADWAKDVGVLKEEPGITSDSEINPEETSSWRRPAQKAPRAAAPEELALLQPQPPGTEMVPLQRQPREL; encoded by the exons ATGGATAAGTTCACAAACGGGCAGCCAGGCCCAGCTCAGAGGAACAGGCTCATGGGATTGCTAGAAACAGATGACAGCGTCCAGGAAGATAAACCTGCTCCgagtaaaaaggaagaaaggtcAGGACatggaaggaaaggagagcCACAACCCTTGGAGACGCCTTATCAGAAGGAGAGCAGTGACTTTGCCCCTAAAATCAAGATTAATCTGAATTATCGGCCAGGACTCGTCAGCAA CCAGAAGGACCCGAATCGCTTTGACAGGGACCGGCTGTTCAGCGCCGTGGTCAGGGGCAGCCCCGAGGCACTGGATGGTTTGCTGGACTACTTAAGGAGGAACTCCAAATTCCTCACCAACTCCGAGTACACAG ATGCAAAGACTGGGAAGACCTGCTTAATGAAAGCCCTGCTGAACTTAAAAAACGGCAAGAATGACACAATCCCAGTCTTGCTGGAAATAGACCAAAAGACACAGAACCCCAGGCCACTTGTCAACGTGTCCTGCTCTGACTGTTTCTACAGAG GCCAGACCGCCCTGCACATTGCCATCGAGAAGAGGAGCCTTGAGATGGTGAAACTGCTGGTGGAGAATGGAGCTGATGTCCATGCCAGAGCCCACGGGGaattcttcaggaagaagaaagaaggagttTACTTTTATTTTG GTGAACTTCCCCTCTCCTTGGCTGCCTGCACCAACCAGCTGGATGTGGTGGATTATCTCTTAAACAACCCCCACCAGaaagccaggctgcaggagcaggacaccCAGGGCAACACCGTCCTCCACGCCCTGGTGATGATTGCGGATGACACCGAGGAGAACACCAAGTTTGTGAGCACCACCTACGTGGAGATCCTGAAGGCGGGCGTGAAGCTCGACCCCACGTGCAAGCTGGAGGAGATTGTCAATTATGATGGGTTAAATCCCCTGCAGCTTGCTGCCAAGACAGGCAAAGTGGAG ATCTTCAGGCACATCATCCAGAGGGAGATCCAGGAGCCCGTGTACCGGCACCTGTCCCGCAAGTTCACCGAGTGGACCTACGGCCCCATCCACGTGTCCCTCTACGACCTGTCCTCCCTGGACAGCTTCGAGGAGAACTCTGTGCTGGAGATCCTGGCCTACAGCAGTGACACCCCG AACCGGTACAAGATGGTGGTTTTGGAGCCACTGAACAAACTGCTTCAGCAAAAATGGGAAACGTTTGCTTCCAAGAGATTCTACTTCAGCTTTGTCTCCTACCTGTCCTTCATGATCATCTTCACAGCCATTGCATACTATCAGCCCTTAAGGGTAAAG CCTTCCTTCCCAGTGGAGTTCACAGCTGGAGGCTTCCTGTGGGTCTCTGGACTGATCATTATCTTGTTAGGAGGCATTTATCTGATCTTTGCTCAG AGCCTGTACCTGCGGAGGAGGCGCCAGTCCCTGAAGACCATGTGCTCTGACAGCTGCATCGAGATCCTGAT CTTCATCCAGGCgttctccctgctgctctcagcagtcCTGTACGGAGCCAGCTCGGAGAACTACGTGGCAGTGATGgtgttctccctgctgctgggctgggtgaaCACCCTCTACTACACCCGCGGCTTCCAGCGCACCGGCATCTACAGCGTCATGATCCAGAAG ACCATCATGAGAGACCTGCTGCGTTTCCTCCTGGTTTATATGATCTTCCtctttggctttgctgcag ctctggTGACGCTGATGGGCGATGCCCCCTCGGTGTCTCAGAACAAGTCCCTGGCTCACCTGGAGAGCACGGGCAGCCACGCCATGTACGGGGGGCTGCTCAGCGTCTCCCTGGAGCTCTTCAAGATCACCATCGGCATGGGGGACCTGGATTTCCAGGAGCACGCCAGGTTCAGGTACTTtgtcatgctgctgctgctgctgtttgtgatCCTCACCTACATCCTGCTGCTGAACATGCTGATTGCCCTCATGAGCGAGACTGTCACGGATATTTCTGGCTACAGCAAGAGCGTCTGGAAGCTGCAG AGGGCAATTGCTATTCTAGAAATAGAGAAGGCCTGGCTGTGGCGCCAGGGTGGGAAGAGGAGATCTGGCTGCTTCATGTCAGTGGGGCTCAACAAGAAAGATGAGAGGTGGTGTTTCAG AGTAGAGGAAATTAAATGGGCAGATTGGGCAAAGGATGTGGGAGTTCTGAAGGAAGAACCTGGAATCACCAGTGATTCAGAAATAAACCCAGAAG agacCAGCTCCTGGAGACGGCCAGCACAGAAAGCACCCCGAGCAGCTGCCCCAGaggagctggccctgctgcagccccagccaccAGGCACAGAGATGGTGCCTCTGCAGAGACAGCCCAGAGAGCTTTGA
- the HASPIN gene encoding serine/threonine-protein kinase haspin, with amino-acid sequence MLRQPRLLRTYSRRAGYLRALPPPDRWISPPQDRRRLFSSTSGASSALSASSAGSTPSDDPDFSPPGKRPPQALGKRSAWARRLRTRRKEKRGPAGKENREPAEKENRKPENRGRGQETRGRGKENREPAGKKKWSQGKEPRGRREEPRGSPPSLSSPCPSPPRGSPRRRQGPLCAARPPLLCSTPQWAPPPRRAPLLLSSTADSGSAPGDSPPPRRRRRRGPPVRLSSLLLSTTIEGGSELGESCPPHRVPHGSPEGCSGQRPSLLGAGEDVPEWFGPQGLARSCEPGLRESCRVLRSAVRRPCRAQAAPSPLKAPSTPQEALPPVEGEPQPPAPCDSGTRGEPCEVPSHLTRGSAKRGLSCQRGLAEEYKLVPVVVLDPLEVPMILKSMKLNSQADVQPACLQPVSPVGRQGILENKHKRTKGAAGEGSTCRKACISGFSASRWGRHSMLRPRRHKKERRQQPNNSLFRLQTRQKRTRKGALEMSVGIRDDDSSLLNNSYSWARVRASLGFHKKKKVTADESFCSSILCTPSGKSQLSGYQASLSAGKAQSCSSFASSMVLLAPRDSSSVLELLLTDAEKVFGECNQEGPIAFEECIPLNKMKDCKKIGEGVFGEVFQIDGERGPVALKIIPIEGAEKINGEAQKSFGEILPEVIISKELSLLSEGSVNRTVGFISLYSVHCVQGAYPRYLLEAWDKFHKETGSENDRPDFFGAQQLFMVLEFEFGGRDLERMMHSFSSVASARSILHQVTASLAVAEQELHFEHRDLHWGNVLVRHTDVRELQYVLGGETHSIPTAGIHVSIIDYTLSRLEKDGLTVFCDLSTDLELFQGTGDYQFDIYRQMKEENSNIWTDYHPHSNVLWLHYLADKLLKAMTYKRKASTPALKKIKTQLSKFHKEVLTFGSAHDVLHHSSLFQ; translated from the coding sequence ATGCTGCGGCAGCCGCGGCTGCTCCGCACCTACTCGCGGCGCGCCGGCTACCTGCGCGCGCTGCCGCCGCCCGACCGATGGATCTCGCCGCCGCAGGACCGCAGGCGCCTCTTCAGCTCGACCTCCGGCGCCTCCAGCGCCCTCTCCGCTTCCAGCGCCGGCTCCACCCCCTCGGACGACCCCGACTTCTCGCCGCCCGGCAAGCGGCCCCCGCAGGCCCTGGGTAAGCGCTCCGCCTGGGCCCGGCGGCTGCGGACCCGCAGGAAGGAGAAACGGGGCCCGGCCGGGAAGGAGAACCGGGAACCGGCCGAGAAGGAGAACCGGAAGCCGGAGAACCGGGGGCGGGGGCAGGAGACTCGGGGCCGGGGAAAGGAGAACCGGGAACCGGCGGGGAAGAAGAAGTGGAGCCAGGGCAAAGAGCCCCGCGGGCGCAGAGAGGAGCCCCGGGGGTCGCCGCCGTCGCTGTCCTCGCCGTGCCCGTCCCCGCCGCGCGGTTCGCCGCGCCGCCGGCAGGGCCCGCTGTgcgcggcgcggccgccgcTGCTGTGCAGCACCCCGCAAtgggccccgccgccccgccgggccccgctgctgctcagctccacCGCCGACAGCGGCTCGGCGCCCGGGGAcagccccccgccccgccgccgccgccgccgcggcccgcCCGTGCGCCTCAGCTCGCTCCTGCTCAGCACCACCATCGAGGGCGGCTCGGAGCTGGGCGAGTCCTGCCCGCCGCACCGGGTGCCCCACGGCTCGCCCGAGGGGTGCTCCGGGCAGCGGCCGTCGCTGCTGGGCGCTGGCGAGGACGTGCCTGAGTGGTTCGGACCACAAGGCTTGGCTCGGAGCTGTGAGCCCGGGCTGCGGGAGTCCTGCCGTGTTCTGAGGTCGGCGGTGCGGAGACCCTGCCGGGCACAAGCTGCCCCGTCCCCGCTGAAAGCCCCGAGCACTCCCCAGGAAGCGCTGCCGCCCGTGGAGGGCGAGCCACAGCCCCCTGCGCCCTGTGACAGTGGCACTCGTGGGGAGCCCTGTGAGGTTCCATCTCATCTCACGAGAGGTTCGGCCAAAAGAGGCTTGAGCTGTCAGAGAGGCCTGGCCGAGGAGTACAAGCTTGTGCCAGTGGTGGTCCTGGACCCTCTGGAAGTGCCAATGATACTGAAAAGCATGAAACTCAACAGTCAGGCTGATGTTCAACCTGCTTGCCTGCAGCCAGTATCTCCCGTGGGCCGCCAAGGAATCTTGGAGAATAAACACAAAAGGACCAAGGGTGCCGCAGGGGAGGGCAGCACCTGCAGGAAAGCTTGTATCAGTGGCTTCAGTGCCAGCCgctggggcaggcacagcatGCTCCGCCCGAGAAGGCACAAGAAGGAGAGGCGGCAGCAGCCCAATAACTCCCTTTTCAGACTCCAGACGAGGCAAAAACGAACTCGGAAGGGAGCTCTGGAGATGTCTGTAGGTATCAGAGACGACGACTCTTCACTCCTCAATAACTCTTATTCCTGGGCTAGAGTTCGAGCGTCTCTGGGCTTccataaaaagaagaaagtgacTGCAGATGAAagtttctgcagcagcatcctctgcaCCCCTTCAGGGAAATCCCAGCTTTCGGGGTACCAAGCCAGCCTGTCTGCTGGTaaagctcagagctgctcctcGTTTGCTTCCTCCATGGTCCTGCTGGCTCCCAGGGATTCCTCCtctgtcctggagctgctccttaCAGATGCTGAGAAAGTGTTTGGAGAATGCAACCAGGAGGGGCCTATTGCTTTTGAGGAATGCATTCCTTTAAATAAGATGAAAGATTGCAAGAAAATTGGAGAAGGGGTGTTTGGAGAGGTGTTCCAGATTGACGGCGAGAGAGGACCTGTGGCCTTAAAGATAATTCCCATTGAGGgggctgaaaaaataaatggtgaAGCTCAGAAGAGCTTTGGGGAGATTCTGCCTGAGgtaataatttcaaaagaacTCAGTCTTCTGTCTGAGGGCTCTGTGAACAGAACTGTGGGGTTCATCAGCCTGTACTCTGTGCACTGTGTCCAAGGGGCCTATCCCAGGTATCTCCTGGAAGCCTGGGACAAATTCCACAAAGAAACAGGCTCAGAGAACGACCGGCCAGACTTTTTTGGGGCCCAGCAGCTCTTCATGGTGCTGGAGTTTGAGTTTGGAGGCAGGGACCTGGAGCGCATGATGCACAGCTTCTCCTCGGTGGCATCAGCCAGGAGCATTTTGCACCAGGTCACCGCATCCCTGGcggtggcagagcaggagctgcacttCGAGCACAGGGACCTGCACTGGGGGAACGTGCTGGTCAGACACACGGACGTGAGAGAGCTTCAGTACGTGCTGGGTGGAGAAACACACTCCATCCCCACGGCGGGCATCCACGTCAGCATCATCGACTACACCCTGTCCCGCCTGGAGAAGGACGGCCTCACCGTCTTCTGTGACCTCTCCACAGACCTGGAGCTCTTCCAAGGCACTGGGGACTACCAGTTTGACATCTACAGGCAGATGAAAGAGGAGAACTCCAACATCTGGACTGACTATCACCCACACAGCAACGTCCTCTGGCTGCACTACCTGGCTGATAAACTTTTGAAAGCCATGACCTACAAGAGGAAGGCATCAACTCCTGCCCTGAAGAAAATCAAGACTCAGCTCAGCAAGTTCCACAAGGAAGTGCTGACCTTTGGGTCTGCTCATGATGTTCTGCACCAcagcagcctcttccagtga
- the LOC128817267 gene encoding transient receptor potential cation channel subfamily V member 2-like isoform X2, which produces MDKFTNGQPGPAQRNRLMGLLETDDSVQEDKPAPSKKEERSGHGRKGEPQPLETPYQKESSDFAPKIKINLNYRPGLVSNQKDPNRFDRDRLFSAVVRGSPEALDGLLDYLRRNSKFLTNSEYTDAKTGKTCLMKALLNLKNGKNDTIPVLLEIDQKTQNPRPLVNVSCSDCFYRGQTALHIAIEKRSLEMVKLLVENGADVHARAHGEFFRKKKEGVYFYFGELPLSLAACTNQLDVVDYLLNNPHQKARLQEQDTQGNTVLHALVMIADDTEENTKFVSTTYVEILKAGVKLDPTCKLEEIVNYDGLNPLQLAAKTGKVEIFRHIIQREIQEPVYRHLSRKFTEWTYGPIHVSLYDLSSLDSFEENSVLEILAYSSDTPNRYKMVVLEPLNKLLQQKWETFASKRFYFSFVSYLSFMIIFTAIAYYQPLRVKPSFPVEFTAGGFLWVSGLIIILLGGIYLIFAQSLYLRRRRQSLKTMCSDSCIEILIFIQAFSLLLSAVLYGASSENYVAVMVFSLLLGWVNTLYYTRGFQRTGIYSVMIQKTIMRDLLRFLLVYMIFLFGFAAALVTLMGDAPSVSQNKSLAHLESTGSHAMYGGLLSVSLELFKITIGMGDLDFQEHARFRYFVMLLLLLFVILTYILLLNMLIALMSETVTDISGYSKSVWKLQRAIAILEIEKAWLWRQGGKRRSGCFMSVGLNKKDERWCFRVEEIKWADWAKDVGVLKEEPGITSDSEINPEASC; this is translated from the exons ATGGATAAGTTCACAAACGGGCAGCCAGGCCCAGCTCAGAGGAACAGGCTCATGGGATTGCTAGAAACAGATGACAGCGTCCAGGAAGATAAACCTGCTCCgagtaaaaaggaagaaaggtcAGGACatggaaggaaaggagagcCACAACCCTTGGAGACGCCTTATCAGAAGGAGAGCAGTGACTTTGCCCCTAAAATCAAGATTAATCTGAATTATCGGCCAGGACTCGTCAGCAA CCAGAAGGACCCGAATCGCTTTGACAGGGACCGGCTGTTCAGCGCCGTGGTCAGGGGCAGCCCCGAGGCACTGGATGGTTTGCTGGACTACTTAAGGAGGAACTCCAAATTCCTCACCAACTCCGAGTACACAG ATGCAAAGACTGGGAAGACCTGCTTAATGAAAGCCCTGCTGAACTTAAAAAACGGCAAGAATGACACAATCCCAGTCTTGCTGGAAATAGACCAAAAGACACAGAACCCCAGGCCACTTGTCAACGTGTCCTGCTCTGACTGTTTCTACAGAG GCCAGACCGCCCTGCACATTGCCATCGAGAAGAGGAGCCTTGAGATGGTGAAACTGCTGGTGGAGAATGGAGCTGATGTCCATGCCAGAGCCCACGGGGaattcttcaggaagaagaaagaaggagttTACTTTTATTTTG GTGAACTTCCCCTCTCCTTGGCTGCCTGCACCAACCAGCTGGATGTGGTGGATTATCTCTTAAACAACCCCCACCAGaaagccaggctgcaggagcaggacaccCAGGGCAACACCGTCCTCCACGCCCTGGTGATGATTGCGGATGACACCGAGGAGAACACCAAGTTTGTGAGCACCACCTACGTGGAGATCCTGAAGGCGGGCGTGAAGCTCGACCCCACGTGCAAGCTGGAGGAGATTGTCAATTATGATGGGTTAAATCCCCTGCAGCTTGCTGCCAAGACAGGCAAAGTGGAG ATCTTCAGGCACATCATCCAGAGGGAGATCCAGGAGCCCGTGTACCGGCACCTGTCCCGCAAGTTCACCGAGTGGACCTACGGCCCCATCCACGTGTCCCTCTACGACCTGTCCTCCCTGGACAGCTTCGAGGAGAACTCTGTGCTGGAGATCCTGGCCTACAGCAGTGACACCCCG AACCGGTACAAGATGGTGGTTTTGGAGCCACTGAACAAACTGCTTCAGCAAAAATGGGAAACGTTTGCTTCCAAGAGATTCTACTTCAGCTTTGTCTCCTACCTGTCCTTCATGATCATCTTCACAGCCATTGCATACTATCAGCCCTTAAGGGTAAAG CCTTCCTTCCCAGTGGAGTTCACAGCTGGAGGCTTCCTGTGGGTCTCTGGACTGATCATTATCTTGTTAGGAGGCATTTATCTGATCTTTGCTCAG AGCCTGTACCTGCGGAGGAGGCGCCAGTCCCTGAAGACCATGTGCTCTGACAGCTGCATCGAGATCCTGAT CTTCATCCAGGCgttctccctgctgctctcagcagtcCTGTACGGAGCCAGCTCGGAGAACTACGTGGCAGTGATGgtgttctccctgctgctgggctgggtgaaCACCCTCTACTACACCCGCGGCTTCCAGCGCACCGGCATCTACAGCGTCATGATCCAGAAG ACCATCATGAGAGACCTGCTGCGTTTCCTCCTGGTTTATATGATCTTCCtctttggctttgctgcag ctctggTGACGCTGATGGGCGATGCCCCCTCGGTGTCTCAGAACAAGTCCCTGGCTCACCTGGAGAGCACGGGCAGCCACGCCATGTACGGGGGGCTGCTCAGCGTCTCCCTGGAGCTCTTCAAGATCACCATCGGCATGGGGGACCTGGATTTCCAGGAGCACGCCAGGTTCAGGTACTTtgtcatgctgctgctgctgctgtttgtgatCCTCACCTACATCCTGCTGCTGAACATGCTGATTGCCCTCATGAGCGAGACTGTCACGGATATTTCTGGCTACAGCAAGAGCGTCTGGAAGCTGCAG AGGGCAATTGCTATTCTAGAAATAGAGAAGGCCTGGCTGTGGCGCCAGGGTGGGAAGAGGAGATCTGGCTGCTTCATGTCAGTGGGGCTCAACAAGAAAGATGAGAGGTGGTGTTTCAG AGTAGAGGAAATTAAATGGGCAGATTGGGCAAAGGATGTGGGAGTTCTGAAGGAAGAACCTGGAATCACCAGTGATTCAGAAATAAACCCAGAAG CTTCCTGCTGA